In the Apteryx mantelli isolate bAptMan1 chromosome 1, bAptMan1.hap1, whole genome shotgun sequence genome, one interval contains:
- the TMPRSS2 gene encoding transmembrane protease serine 2 isoform X3 yields MTSTVGLPPYYENHGFQPENFPSARQPVGANAYPQYLSTNAPSVPNYVPRVATCQSSRPAAHSSRRSCASSIKKTIIIILSILIVICCVIAAFFIWYFVENRCLGSLIECGSSGTCMPPSQWCDGVIHCPNGEDESRCVRLFGPNFILEVYSPVSKSWYPVCQDGWNDNYGKIACKDMGYNVDTYYYSQGIAPEVGFKSFMKLNTSAESIDLYKKLYTSDFCVSGNVVSLRCIRCGLSTKNVNVMSRIVGGSAASLGQWPWQVSLHVQDVHICGGSIITPEWIVTAAHCVEGQYSDPYSWRVYAGILNQKEMIFRAGHGVRQIISHPDYDTDSKDNDVALMKLETPLIFTDNIRPVCLPNPGMVFKPNQQCWISGWGAEYQGERSRCNSIYIYDGMILPTMICAGFLGGGIDSCQGDSGGPLVTNKNSLWWLVGDTSWGTGCASPNRPGVYGNMTVFTDWIYKNMQANR; encoded by the exons ATGACCTCTACTGTA GGGCTACCACCATACTATGAAAATCATGGTTTTCAGCCAGAAAACTTCCCCTCTGCCAGGCAACCAGTAGGTGCTAATGCATATCCACAGTACCTCTCTACAAATGCTCCGTCAGTGCCAAACTATGTCCCAAGAGTTGCTACCTGTCAGTCGAGTAGGCCGGCAGCACATTCATCCAGGAGATCCTGTGCATCAA GTATAAAGAAAACCATAATCATTATCTTATCCATTTTAATAGTCATATGTTGTGtaattgctgctttcttcatttggTATTTTG TAGAGAATCGCTGTCTTGGTTCCTTAATAGAGTGCGGCTCTTCAGGAACGTGTATGCCGCCCTCCCAGTGGTGTGATGGGGTGATCCACTGCCCTAATGGTGAAGACGAAAGCCGGTGTG TTAGACTTTTTGGACCAAATTTCATCCTGGAAGTTTATTCACCTGTCAGCAAGTCCTGGTATCCTGTTTGTCAAGATGGCTGGAATGACAATTATGGAAAGATAGCATGTAAAGATATGGGCTACAATGT AGATACATATTACTATAGTCAAGGAATAGCACCTGAAGTCGGCTTTAAAAGCTTTATGAAGCTGAATACAAGTGCTGAGAGTATAGACTTGTACAAAAAGCTCTATACCAG TGACTTCTGTGTCTCAGGAAACGTGGTTTCTCTGCGCTGCATAA GGTGCGGCCTGTCCACTAAAAATGTGAATGTTATGAGCAGAATCGTGGgcggaagtgctgcatctctggGCCAGTGGCCGTGGCAGGTCAGCCTCCATGTGCAGGACGTCCACATCTGTGGCGGCTCCATCATCACCCCCGAGTGGATAGTGACCGCCGCTCACTGCGTGGAAGG gCAATATTCTGACCCATACAGCTGGAGAGTTTATGCTGGGATCCTGAATCAGAAAGAGATGATCTTCAGAGCTGGACATGGAGTGCGGCAAATAATTTCCCACCCGGATTATGATACAGATTCTAAAGACAATGATGTCGCCCTTATGAAGTTAGAGACACCACTGATTTTTACTG ACAATATCAGACCAGTTTGTCTGCCTAACCCGGGAATGGTGTTCAAGCCCAATCAGCAGTGCTGGATATCTGGGTGGGGAGCAGAGTACCAAGGAG AGCGTTCTAGATGTAATTCTATCTATATCTATGATGGCATGATTTTGCCTACAATGATCTGTGCCGGATTTCTAGGAGGAGGAATTGATTCCTGTCag GGTGACAGCGGAGGTCCTTTAGTAACTAATAAAAACTCTTTGTGGTGGTTGGTTGGAGACACCAGCTGGGGAACTGGTTGTGCTAGTCCCAATAGACCTGGAGTTTATGGGAATATGACTGTGTTTACAGACTGGATTTATAAAAATATgcag gcaaACAGATGA
- the TMPRSS2 gene encoding transmembrane protease serine 2 isoform X2 has protein sequence MTSTVGLPPYYENHGFQPENFPSARQPVGANAYPQYLSTNAPSVPNYVPRVATCQSSRPAAHSSRRSCASSIKKTIIIILSILIVICCVIAAFFIWYFENRCLGSLIECGSSGTCMPPSQWCDGVIHCPNGEDESRCVRLFGPNFILEVYSPVSKSWYPVCQDGWNDNYGKIACKDMGYNVDTYYYSQGIAPEVGFKSFMKLNTSAESIDLYKKLYTSDFCVSGNVVSLRCIRCGLSTKNVNVMSRIVGGSAASLGQWPWQVSLHVQDVHICGGSIITPEWIVTAAHCVEGQYSDPYSWRVYAGILNQKEMIFRAGHGVRQIISHPDYDTDSKDNDVALMKLETPLIFTDNIRPVCLPNPGMVFKPNQQCWISGWGAEYQGGKTSDNLNYALVPLIERSRCNSIYIYDGMILPTMICAGFLGGGIDSCQGDSGGPLVTNKNSLWWLVGDTSWGTGCASPNRPGVYGNMTVFTDWIYKNMQANR, from the exons ATGACCTCTACTGTA GGGCTACCACCATACTATGAAAATCATGGTTTTCAGCCAGAAAACTTCCCCTCTGCCAGGCAACCAGTAGGTGCTAATGCATATCCACAGTACCTCTCTACAAATGCTCCGTCAGTGCCAAACTATGTCCCAAGAGTTGCTACCTGTCAGTCGAGTAGGCCGGCAGCACATTCATCCAGGAGATCCTGTGCATCAA GTATAAAGAAAACCATAATCATTATCTTATCCATTTTAATAGTCATATGTTGTGtaattgctgctttcttcatttggTATTTTG AGAATCGCTGTCTTGGTTCCTTAATAGAGTGCGGCTCTTCAGGAACGTGTATGCCGCCCTCCCAGTGGTGTGATGGGGTGATCCACTGCCCTAATGGTGAAGACGAAAGCCGGTGTG TTAGACTTTTTGGACCAAATTTCATCCTGGAAGTTTATTCACCTGTCAGCAAGTCCTGGTATCCTGTTTGTCAAGATGGCTGGAATGACAATTATGGAAAGATAGCATGTAAAGATATGGGCTACAATGT AGATACATATTACTATAGTCAAGGAATAGCACCTGAAGTCGGCTTTAAAAGCTTTATGAAGCTGAATACAAGTGCTGAGAGTATAGACTTGTACAAAAAGCTCTATACCAG TGACTTCTGTGTCTCAGGAAACGTGGTTTCTCTGCGCTGCATAA GGTGCGGCCTGTCCACTAAAAATGTGAATGTTATGAGCAGAATCGTGGgcggaagtgctgcatctctggGCCAGTGGCCGTGGCAGGTCAGCCTCCATGTGCAGGACGTCCACATCTGTGGCGGCTCCATCATCACCCCCGAGTGGATAGTGACCGCCGCTCACTGCGTGGAAGG gCAATATTCTGACCCATACAGCTGGAGAGTTTATGCTGGGATCCTGAATCAGAAAGAGATGATCTTCAGAGCTGGACATGGAGTGCGGCAAATAATTTCCCACCCGGATTATGATACAGATTCTAAAGACAATGATGTCGCCCTTATGAAGTTAGAGACACCACTGATTTTTACTG ACAATATCAGACCAGTTTGTCTGCCTAACCCGGGAATGGTGTTCAAGCCCAATCAGCAGTGCTGGATATCTGGGTGGGGAGCAGAGTACCAAGGAG GTAAAACATCAGATAACTTGAATTATGCTTTGGTACCCTTAATAGAGCGTTCTAGATGTAATTCTATCTATATCTATGATGGCATGATTTTGCCTACAATGATCTGTGCCGGATTTCTAGGAGGAGGAATTGATTCCTGTCag GGTGACAGCGGAGGTCCTTTAGTAACTAATAAAAACTCTTTGTGGTGGTTGGTTGGAGACACCAGCTGGGGAACTGGTTGTGCTAGTCCCAATAGACCTGGAGTTTATGGGAATATGACTGTGTTTACAGACTGGATTTATAAAAATATgcag gcaaACAGATGA
- the TMPRSS2 gene encoding transmembrane protease serine 2 isoform X1: MTSTVGLPPYYENHGFQPENFPSARQPVGANAYPQYLSTNAPSVPNYVPRVATCQSSRPAAHSSRRSCASSIKKTIIIILSILIVICCVIAAFFIWYFVENRCLGSLIECGSSGTCMPPSQWCDGVIHCPNGEDESRCVRLFGPNFILEVYSPVSKSWYPVCQDGWNDNYGKIACKDMGYNVDTYYYSQGIAPEVGFKSFMKLNTSAESIDLYKKLYTSDFCVSGNVVSLRCIRCGLSTKNVNVMSRIVGGSAASLGQWPWQVSLHVQDVHICGGSIITPEWIVTAAHCVEGQYSDPYSWRVYAGILNQKEMIFRAGHGVRQIISHPDYDTDSKDNDVALMKLETPLIFTDNIRPVCLPNPGMVFKPNQQCWISGWGAEYQGGKTSDNLNYALVPLIERSRCNSIYIYDGMILPTMICAGFLGGGIDSCQGDSGGPLVTNKNSLWWLVGDTSWGTGCASPNRPGVYGNMTVFTDWIYKNMQANR, encoded by the exons ATGACCTCTACTGTA GGGCTACCACCATACTATGAAAATCATGGTTTTCAGCCAGAAAACTTCCCCTCTGCCAGGCAACCAGTAGGTGCTAATGCATATCCACAGTACCTCTCTACAAATGCTCCGTCAGTGCCAAACTATGTCCCAAGAGTTGCTACCTGTCAGTCGAGTAGGCCGGCAGCACATTCATCCAGGAGATCCTGTGCATCAA GTATAAAGAAAACCATAATCATTATCTTATCCATTTTAATAGTCATATGTTGTGtaattgctgctttcttcatttggTATTTTG TAGAGAATCGCTGTCTTGGTTCCTTAATAGAGTGCGGCTCTTCAGGAACGTGTATGCCGCCCTCCCAGTGGTGTGATGGGGTGATCCACTGCCCTAATGGTGAAGACGAAAGCCGGTGTG TTAGACTTTTTGGACCAAATTTCATCCTGGAAGTTTATTCACCTGTCAGCAAGTCCTGGTATCCTGTTTGTCAAGATGGCTGGAATGACAATTATGGAAAGATAGCATGTAAAGATATGGGCTACAATGT AGATACATATTACTATAGTCAAGGAATAGCACCTGAAGTCGGCTTTAAAAGCTTTATGAAGCTGAATACAAGTGCTGAGAGTATAGACTTGTACAAAAAGCTCTATACCAG TGACTTCTGTGTCTCAGGAAACGTGGTTTCTCTGCGCTGCATAA GGTGCGGCCTGTCCACTAAAAATGTGAATGTTATGAGCAGAATCGTGGgcggaagtgctgcatctctggGCCAGTGGCCGTGGCAGGTCAGCCTCCATGTGCAGGACGTCCACATCTGTGGCGGCTCCATCATCACCCCCGAGTGGATAGTGACCGCCGCTCACTGCGTGGAAGG gCAATATTCTGACCCATACAGCTGGAGAGTTTATGCTGGGATCCTGAATCAGAAAGAGATGATCTTCAGAGCTGGACATGGAGTGCGGCAAATAATTTCCCACCCGGATTATGATACAGATTCTAAAGACAATGATGTCGCCCTTATGAAGTTAGAGACACCACTGATTTTTACTG ACAATATCAGACCAGTTTGTCTGCCTAACCCGGGAATGGTGTTCAAGCCCAATCAGCAGTGCTGGATATCTGGGTGGGGAGCAGAGTACCAAGGAG GTAAAACATCAGATAACTTGAATTATGCTTTGGTACCCTTAATAGAGCGTTCTAGATGTAATTCTATCTATATCTATGATGGCATGATTTTGCCTACAATGATCTGTGCCGGATTTCTAGGAGGAGGAATTGATTCCTGTCag GGTGACAGCGGAGGTCCTTTAGTAACTAATAAAAACTCTTTGTGGTGGTTGGTTGGAGACACCAGCTGGGGAACTGGTTGTGCTAGTCCCAATAGACCTGGAGTTTATGGGAATATGACTGTGTTTACAGACTGGATTTATAAAAATATgcag gcaaACAGATGA
- the TMPRSS2 gene encoding transmembrane protease serine 2 isoform X4 codes for MTSTVGLPPYYENHGFQPENFPSARQPVGANAYPQYLSTNAPSVPNYVPRVATCQSSRPAAHSSRRSCASSIKKTIIIILSILIVICCVIAAFFIWYFVENRCLGSLIECGSSGTCMPPSQWCDGVIHCPNGEDESRCVRLFGPNFILEVYSPVSKSWYPVCQDGWNDNYGKIACKDMGYNVDFCVSGNVVSLRCIRCGLSTKNVNVMSRIVGGSAASLGQWPWQVSLHVQDVHICGGSIITPEWIVTAAHCVEGQYSDPYSWRVYAGILNQKEMIFRAGHGVRQIISHPDYDTDSKDNDVALMKLETPLIFTDNIRPVCLPNPGMVFKPNQQCWISGWGAEYQGGKTSDNLNYALVPLIERSRCNSIYIYDGMILPTMICAGFLGGGIDSCQGDSGGPLVTNKNSLWWLVGDTSWGTGCASPNRPGVYGNMTVFTDWIYKNMQANR; via the exons ATGACCTCTACTGTA GGGCTACCACCATACTATGAAAATCATGGTTTTCAGCCAGAAAACTTCCCCTCTGCCAGGCAACCAGTAGGTGCTAATGCATATCCACAGTACCTCTCTACAAATGCTCCGTCAGTGCCAAACTATGTCCCAAGAGTTGCTACCTGTCAGTCGAGTAGGCCGGCAGCACATTCATCCAGGAGATCCTGTGCATCAA GTATAAAGAAAACCATAATCATTATCTTATCCATTTTAATAGTCATATGTTGTGtaattgctgctttcttcatttggTATTTTG TAGAGAATCGCTGTCTTGGTTCCTTAATAGAGTGCGGCTCTTCAGGAACGTGTATGCCGCCCTCCCAGTGGTGTGATGGGGTGATCCACTGCCCTAATGGTGAAGACGAAAGCCGGTGTG TTAGACTTTTTGGACCAAATTTCATCCTGGAAGTTTATTCACCTGTCAGCAAGTCCTGGTATCCTGTTTGTCAAGATGGCTGGAATGACAATTATGGAAAGATAGCATGTAAAGATATGGGCTACAATGT TGACTTCTGTGTCTCAGGAAACGTGGTTTCTCTGCGCTGCATAA GGTGCGGCCTGTCCACTAAAAATGTGAATGTTATGAGCAGAATCGTGGgcggaagtgctgcatctctggGCCAGTGGCCGTGGCAGGTCAGCCTCCATGTGCAGGACGTCCACATCTGTGGCGGCTCCATCATCACCCCCGAGTGGATAGTGACCGCCGCTCACTGCGTGGAAGG gCAATATTCTGACCCATACAGCTGGAGAGTTTATGCTGGGATCCTGAATCAGAAAGAGATGATCTTCAGAGCTGGACATGGAGTGCGGCAAATAATTTCCCACCCGGATTATGATACAGATTCTAAAGACAATGATGTCGCCCTTATGAAGTTAGAGACACCACTGATTTTTACTG ACAATATCAGACCAGTTTGTCTGCCTAACCCGGGAATGGTGTTCAAGCCCAATCAGCAGTGCTGGATATCTGGGTGGGGAGCAGAGTACCAAGGAG GTAAAACATCAGATAACTTGAATTATGCTTTGGTACCCTTAATAGAGCGTTCTAGATGTAATTCTATCTATATCTATGATGGCATGATTTTGCCTACAATGATCTGTGCCGGATTTCTAGGAGGAGGAATTGATTCCTGTCag GGTGACAGCGGAGGTCCTTTAGTAACTAATAAAAACTCTTTGTGGTGGTTGGTTGGAGACACCAGCTGGGGAACTGGTTGTGCTAGTCCCAATAGACCTGGAGTTTATGGGAATATGACTGTGTTTACAGACTGGATTTATAAAAATATgcag gcaaACAGATGA
- the TMPRSS2 gene encoding transmembrane protease serine 2 isoform X5 has translation MTSTVGLPPYYENHGFQPENFPSARQPVGANAYPQYLSTNAPSVPNYVPRVATCQSSRPAAHSSRRSCASSIKKTIIIILSILIVICCVIAAFFIWYFVRLFGPNFILEVYSPVSKSWYPVCQDGWNDNYGKIACKDMGYNVDTYYYSQGIAPEVGFKSFMKLNTSAESIDLYKKLYTSDFCVSGNVVSLRCIRCGLSTKNVNVMSRIVGGSAASLGQWPWQVSLHVQDVHICGGSIITPEWIVTAAHCVEGQYSDPYSWRVYAGILNQKEMIFRAGHGVRQIISHPDYDTDSKDNDVALMKLETPLIFTDNIRPVCLPNPGMVFKPNQQCWISGWGAEYQGGKTSDNLNYALVPLIERSRCNSIYIYDGMILPTMICAGFLGGGIDSCQGDSGGPLVTNKNSLWWLVGDTSWGTGCASPNRPGVYGNMTVFTDWIYKNMQANR, from the exons ATGACCTCTACTGTA GGGCTACCACCATACTATGAAAATCATGGTTTTCAGCCAGAAAACTTCCCCTCTGCCAGGCAACCAGTAGGTGCTAATGCATATCCACAGTACCTCTCTACAAATGCTCCGTCAGTGCCAAACTATGTCCCAAGAGTTGCTACCTGTCAGTCGAGTAGGCCGGCAGCACATTCATCCAGGAGATCCTGTGCATCAA GTATAAAGAAAACCATAATCATTATCTTATCCATTTTAATAGTCATATGTTGTGtaattgctgctttcttcatttggTATTTTG TTAGACTTTTTGGACCAAATTTCATCCTGGAAGTTTATTCACCTGTCAGCAAGTCCTGGTATCCTGTTTGTCAAGATGGCTGGAATGACAATTATGGAAAGATAGCATGTAAAGATATGGGCTACAATGT AGATACATATTACTATAGTCAAGGAATAGCACCTGAAGTCGGCTTTAAAAGCTTTATGAAGCTGAATACAAGTGCTGAGAGTATAGACTTGTACAAAAAGCTCTATACCAG TGACTTCTGTGTCTCAGGAAACGTGGTTTCTCTGCGCTGCATAA GGTGCGGCCTGTCCACTAAAAATGTGAATGTTATGAGCAGAATCGTGGgcggaagtgctgcatctctggGCCAGTGGCCGTGGCAGGTCAGCCTCCATGTGCAGGACGTCCACATCTGTGGCGGCTCCATCATCACCCCCGAGTGGATAGTGACCGCCGCTCACTGCGTGGAAGG gCAATATTCTGACCCATACAGCTGGAGAGTTTATGCTGGGATCCTGAATCAGAAAGAGATGATCTTCAGAGCTGGACATGGAGTGCGGCAAATAATTTCCCACCCGGATTATGATACAGATTCTAAAGACAATGATGTCGCCCTTATGAAGTTAGAGACACCACTGATTTTTACTG ACAATATCAGACCAGTTTGTCTGCCTAACCCGGGAATGGTGTTCAAGCCCAATCAGCAGTGCTGGATATCTGGGTGGGGAGCAGAGTACCAAGGAG GTAAAACATCAGATAACTTGAATTATGCTTTGGTACCCTTAATAGAGCGTTCTAGATGTAATTCTATCTATATCTATGATGGCATGATTTTGCCTACAATGATCTGTGCCGGATTTCTAGGAGGAGGAATTGATTCCTGTCag GGTGACAGCGGAGGTCCTTTAGTAACTAATAAAAACTCTTTGTGGTGGTTGGTTGGAGACACCAGCTGGGGAACTGGTTGTGCTAGTCCCAATAGACCTGGAGTTTATGGGAATATGACTGTGTTTACAGACTGGATTTATAAAAATATgcag gcaaACAGATGA